TGCCACCGGATCACCTGACTGTATCAGCAGTTTTAATGCCTCAACACGAACCTTTTGATTGGCATGCCTGAGCAAAGGGCGAACCAGCTCGTTTTCCTGCATTGGGCCAAGAGCCCGCAACATGACAATAATATTACGCAAAACATACCAGCGACTGTCGGACAGCCTGGCAAGCAGATACGGTCGTGCGATTTCACCAAAAGATTGCACGCGGTCCATCATAAACCGTCGCAACGACATATTCTCTTCTTCGGCCATCCGATCCAGTAACGGCTCTATGAAGGCTCGTCCCAAGACCTGAATCAGCAGGGCAACCTGATCATATTTGGGCTTACCCCAGACGGTAAGTCCACTCAGAATTTCATCAAGAAATTCACGGCGGCAGAAGGCGTCACGCATGGTAGTGCGAAGCAGTTGCGGCAAGCGGGGGTCAGCGGCCTGACTGAGGATTTTCAAGACCTGTCCGTAGTCCCCCAGCTCAAGGAAATGTCCACAGAGATCAGCAAGGTTTTGAATCAGCTCCTGAGCAGTTTCACTCGTTGGGTCTGCAATCACCAGCTGCAGGATGATCTCACTGCCGCGGCTGTTGATAAACGCAGGACTGAGAGTCGTGAGCAAACTGGCCAGCTCTGTTGTATCAAGCTGTTTCAGCGCACCGGAATTCAGGGAATCAAGCAGCCCCTGCATATATGCATCAGGCATGTAGGCCTCACGCTGGTGTTCCTGCAACAGGGTCTGCATCCTGTCACGGACTTCATCATCCCGGGTCGTGGTATGATAACTGTCCATCAGATGGGGAAGCAGTTTTCTGAGTATCCCCTGCAAAAGTTCCGGGGCTGCGGCGTATTCGTCAGCAGAAGCATAGGTTTCCTGCAACACGGTAGCGCCCAGATAACGGAAAAGCTCGTCTGCTGTTGAAGCATCAGCGGCACCGGTTTCACAGAAACCGTTCAGGATCTGACGCCTCAGCAGTGGATCAAGGGCTGTAATAAAGGCCACCAGATCCGCCTTGACAACTGCTGCTGTTTCATTCAGCTCCGACCAGTCACCGGCCTCTTCAGTGTATCCGGCATCTCGGGCGGCACCGTTGTCGCCAGTATCAGAAACGGCAATAGCCTGTTGTATGATCGCTGTGGCACGCCTCAGGGTATTATTGGAAAGCCCGCTACCGCTTCCCAGGCGGCGTGCAAAATGGGCATTCAGACTGGCGGCAAGAACTTCGGGCCGGATCTCTCCCTGGGCGTCGGTACCGGCAAGTCCGACCTCACCTTTGGTCATCAGCAGCACAAACTGTTCCCAGAGGGAGCCATGCTCCTGATCAGATTCGCTGCTGAGCCGTTCTTCTTCGGTACCACTAAAGCGGTCATAGCGGATGGCACGTATTTCCAGCGCAGTAATACCGGCCTCTTGCCAGAGTTTTTCAATCCCCCCCTGTGCCAACACGTCTTCGCGTTTCAAAGACAAAAGAGCAAGCAGTGCCAAAAGTTCTTCACGATCAGGCAATCGTGACACGATCAGGGCACCGATTCCCCGTTCAAAAAACGCAGCTGCCACGTTTTTACAAATCTGATTGTTTTTTTCAACGTATTCGTCACCCAACAACAGCCCATCCCGCGTAATACCGAGCTGAACTCCGCCATTTTCACTGAGAAGAGATTGAAATGACGTGAGAAGTTTCTGAACAGAGGACTCTATCAGAGGATGGCCGGACGGGTAGGCATTCCAGTTGCGTCGGGCGATATTGAGATCGCCGGCAACAGTAACAACGGCCTTCACCCGGAGAAGGGGGGCGGCAAGATCACTGACAACAGATTCGAGCACGAAACTCCCTGATGGTGGAATGGTTTGACTATAGCGTACAAATTAGGTAATTCAAGCAGAAACTATGTTTTAACGAGGTGAACGATGACTGTCAGGAGACGTGCAGGCGTATTGCTGCATCCCACATCACTGCCCGGACCAGAAGGCATCGGTACCTTTGGAACAGAACTAACCGGATTTCTTGACTTTCTCTCAAAAGCCGGTTTTTCACTCTGGCAGGTTCTGCCGTTAACCCCGCCTGCAGCAGGAAACTCGCCCTACTCCTCCTATTCCGCCTTTGGCGGTAATCATCTCTTGATCGACCTGCAGCAGCTGGTAGAGGAAGGAGATCTCTCCAGCCGGGCACTACAGAACCATTTTCCACAGGAGCTGGTTGATTTCAAACAGGTGACTCCCTGGAAAGAGCAATTGCTGCACGAAGCCGCGGAAAACTTTTTCAAACAGGGGCAGACACCGCGTTTGAAAGAGTTCTGGCAGTTCTGCGACACAACCTACTGGCTGCATGACTATGCGCTGTTCATGGCCTTAAAGCAGCATTACCACGGCACCCCCTGGCACCGCTGGCCCAATGAACTGGCACAACGCAACCCGCGGGCACTTCAACAGGCCGCCCTTCAGCTTGGACCGGAAATCGGTGCCCGGAAATATCAGCAGTGGCAGTTCTTTCGCCAATGGCAACGGGTCAGAAGCGCGGCAGCGGAACGGGGTATAGCGATCATCGGCGACCTGCCTATTTTTGTGGCACACGACTCAGCCGATGTCTGGTGCAACCAGGAGCTGTTTCTGCTTGATACAAAGGGAAAATCAACGGTGGTTGCCGGGGTTCCACCGGATTATTTCAGTGCAACCGGTCAGCTCTGGGGCAATCCGCTCTACAACTGGGCAGCCATGGAACAGCAGGGATATGGCTGGTGGATCGCCCGTTTTCGTCAGTTATTTGAGCTGTTTGATCAGATACGAATCGATCACTTCCGAGGATTTGAGGCGGCCTGGCATGTGCCGGCTACAGCCAAGACTGCTGCCCGGGGCAGTTGGGTACCGGGTCCGGGAGCCGTTTTTTTTGATGCAGTAAAGGCCTCGCTTGGAAATCTGTCTTTCATCGCTGAGGATCTGGGAGTTATCACACCGGAAGTTGAGGCGTTACGGGATCGTTATGACCTGCCCGGCATGAAAATCCTGCAATTTGCCTTTGATTCCGATGCAGCCAACCCTTATCTGCCCCACAACCACCGCACCAACAGCGTTGTCTACACCGGTACCCACGACAATGACACCACCAGAGGTTGGTTTAATACCCTGTCTCCTAAGATCATCAACCGGATGTACGACTATCTCGGGCTTCCCGGCACAAACCCGGTTCAGGATCTGATCAGGGTGGCCCTGATGTCAGTGGCCGGAACGGCGATCATACCGTTGCAGGATCTGCTGGAACTGCCAACAGAGGCTCGCATGAACCAGCCCGGGGTTGCACTGGGCAACTGGAGCTGGCGCTATCAGTCAACACAGTTAAAGCCCGGATTGGCTGATTACTATGCCGATCTGTTGAGGCGTTACGGACGGGGATAATGACTGCTTTGAACAAACCTTGAACAGATTTCGATTACTTCAACTCGTCAAGCAGCCGGTTAAGCTGCCTGATCTCGCCGGGTCCAAGTTTTTTATCCTGATAGACAGCTGCAGCATACCGCTCAACAAACTGCTGCACCCGTGTGTCGCCACTTGCAGCAGCAATCTCAAACAGCCCCAGATTATCAACGTTGCCGAGGGTCACATACCTGCATTTTACCACCCGTTTAAAACGCCGCAGCAAACGCTCCTCCCGGCTGCTGAACCATTGTTTCCTTGACTTGAATAATGCCAAAAGAGCAAGCAGGATTACGCCTGAAAGCAGCAGCCATCGCCATCGTATACCTTGCTCCAGGGTTTGCAGTTTTGTCCCTGCACTGCGCAGTTGCTCCGCCTGACGTTCAAAGTCATAGGTTACAACTGTCCGGGTCCAACGGTAGTCCAGAGCATCGAGAACAAGTCTGAGCCGCGCACCGAACCCCGGTCTTTTCTTGTCACTCCAAAGCGTTGAGGCATTTACTGCAAAACGGCTCGGGTCAGTTCGTATCCATCCTTTTCCTTCAACATAGGCCTCAACCCAGACATGGGCCCTGTCCTCACTGACAAGGTAGTAGCCGCCCAGTTCATTGTAGTCTCCCCCCAGATATCCACCTACCAGCCGGGCAGGAACACCGGCAGCCCTGAGCAGTATCGCCAGTGACGAGGCAAAAAACTCGCAATGCCCCTGCTTTGAGACGAACAGAAACTGATCCAGAGCGTCGTGTCCCGTTGGAAGCCCTTCCCTGCTGTAACGGTAACCGCCATTCAGAAAATACTGTTCAGCGCGCTCAAGCCGTTCAGCATCGGAGCGACCTTCTCGACTGATCTGATCGGCAAGGTGTCTGATCCCTGGAGAAAGCCTCTCTGGCAGCGTCAGATAAAAGCCACGCTTAATGGGCACACTGGTGGACCGTATGCTGCCGCTAAAGGAACGTGCAGTATAGCTGGTCCGTCTGGAGAAACCTCGCAGATTCTCAAAGACGGCATCCGGTGAGACCCTGAGCCTTGGCAGAGAGATCTCTGCGGCCGTGTCAAGGCTGATCACCAAACGGGATGCTGAAGGTTCTACGGTAATAGTCTGACTGACAGGTACCCCGCTGTGAATAATGGTCTCATGGGGGACAACGGGATTACGGCTCCATCTGTTGCCGTTTATCCGGTTAAACACCGTTGCCCGCCAATAGGGTGGCTGTGTCTGACGGGGCAGTTCTGCCCTGAATGCCAGGGTACGAGTCTCAGCGGCATTGGCAGTGCTGCCGGGCTCAACCTTGTCGGAAATGCCGGTTGTTCCCGAAACAGGGGGGTTCAGAAAATGCCAGAGCGGAAATGCTGTGCGCGGCAAGATCGGAAACAAGACAACCATAGCTGGTAGTGTGACAAGTACAATCAGCAGGGCTGCCATGAGTATCTTCCTGAGCTCTCTGCCCTGCAAAGCCAGCGTGTTGTTCTGGGCATGAAAGGTCAGTACCACCAGTGAAGCCGGTAGCAGCAGGAGCAACAATCCCAGCCAGAACAGGAACGATGGGCTCAGATCAAAGAGAGAGGTCGAGGCGAGACAAAAGAGGGCAAGCAGGTTAATCTGCAGCAGGTTACGGGTGTTTTTTTCACCGCAGAGCCGCACAGCCAGCATGATTGCCAGGACACTGACCACCGGCTGAATCGGGTTGCTGCGGCTGTACTGCAGGATATACCAGCTGAACAGCGGCACCAGAGCTATATTCAGCTGCCAGTTTTTGACATACCAGCGTCCCTGCCGGAGTTCCTGCAGCATACCGACCGCAAGCCCCAGCACAACAATCAGACGGGGAAAGGTCTCAAGCCAGACAAACAGAGGAATAACCCCTGCCAGAGAGATCGCCAGAGAAAGATATGCTATCAGCCTGCTAGTGGTGACCATAGAGAGCCAGCTCTGTCAACAGAAGTGAAGCGTGACGGCGGCCACTGGCCGGCAGGATGATCCGGCCATCAAGCTCCAAACCCACCGGTTGCTCCATGGCCCGCTGCTTGATAAGCCAGGCTGCATGGGATAATTTTGCTTCAATATCAGTACCGGACAGGGACTCAAGTTTGATTATCAGGGGTGGTGCTGACCGGCTGCCAAACTCCTTGACCAGCAGCTCTTCACCGCGTGCCGACAGTTTCCAGTGAATTGCGCGTAATGGTTCTGCGCCTGAATATTCCCTGATGCCTTCCAGTTCACCATCCAGGCCGCGGATTTCCTTAGTGCCGCTGCCAGGTCGCGCAGCATCATCACCAGCCCCGCTATCAGCGGATGGTAACGGACGAGGATAAACGATACAGGCTGTATCGCTTGAGTAGTTCCAATAACGGGTAAAGAAGTTAACCGGAAAAGGGGAGCTGACGCTGATCCGTCCGACCGTCTGCCGGCCCCGCTCAGGAAAGGTAAGGGTCATTGTTGATGCAAGGTTTTCAGCACTGCCGACAAACGGCAGCAGCGCCTCACCGTTGCCTGCCACGCTGAGCCGGATCAAAAAAGATGGGATATACCGTTTTTTATTGCGAAGCAGCAGGTTGAACCGGGCCGGCGTCCCTGCAAAAATCTCGTCAGGGGGCAGCAGTTCAGGGATGACCCCTTTGATGTTGAGCATGCCTGCATAGCCGGTGGCTGCCATAAAGGCCAGCAGAGCCGACACCACCAGAAATAGCAGGTTGTTGCCGGTGTTCACCGCGGAAAATCCGAGCAGAATGGTGACAATAATATACAGGGCACCAGCCTTGCTGATTTTCAGACCAAAGGAAGGGGTATGCCGCTGATGATCTCCCGTAGCAGTTCTCCTCTATCCTGAATTGTTTGGCCAGGCCGCATGACAAGACGATGGGCGCAGACTGCAACAGCAATGCCTTTCACATCATCCGGGGCAACATAGTCGCGGCCTGCCAAAAATGCTGCTGCTCGGGCCGCCTGCGCCAGGTTGATGGCTGCCCTGGTGGACAGACCGGTCTGTATCAGGGGGTGAAGCCGGGTAGCCTGTACCAGGGCATGGATGTAGCCGACAACCTTGTCGGCCAGATAGATTGACTGCTCAACCACCCTGCGCGCCGTCAGAATCTCTGATGTTGAGACAAGGGGGGTAATTCCGGCTATCCGCTCACGGATTCCTCCACTTGCAATGATAGAGCGTTCAAGCTGTTCAGGCGGATATCCGATGCCGGTACAGATCAGAAAGCGGTCAAGCTGCGATTCAGGCAAAGGAAATGTGCCGCTCTGATCAGAGGGATTCTGCGTGGCAAAGACCATAAACGGGTCAGGAAGCTGATGGGTCGTGCCTTCAACCGTTACCCGCCGTTCCTCCATCGCCTCCAGCATGGCGCTCTGGGTACGAGGCATGGCCCGGTTGATCTCATCCAACAGGACAATATTGTTGAAGACCGGACCCGGCACAAAATTGAAATGCCCGGTCTCACGGTTAAAGACCGAAAGTCCGGTAATGTCTGAAGGGAGCAGGTCGCTGGTACACTGCACCCTGCCAAAGGAAAGTCCCGTAATCCCTGCCAACGCCAGGGCAATGGTTGTCTTGCCCAGACCGGGCAGGTCTTCCACCAGGATATGTCCACCGGATAACAGGGCGATGACAGCAAGACGTACAACCTCGTCCTTGCCCTGCAGGTGGTCTTTGCAGAGGGCATCAACCAGAACGGTAACAGGTTTGACAGTATGAGCAATGGCCATGACAACCTCGGCGTCCGGAACATGATTCAGACAAATAATCTGCGTAGCTGGCTACAGTGTACTCCAAACAAAAACAGGGACTCAACCAATTTGGCTAAGTCCCTGTTTGTATGGTCGGTGCGAAAGGATTCGAACCTTCGACCCCTAGACCCCCAGTCTAGTGCGCTACCAGGCTGCGCTACGCACCGAAATCAATCGATTTCGTATCTCCACCTCACGGCACACTCATTACATAGCCGGTGAAGAGTTTTTCTATCTAACACAAGAGCATACGCGCCGTCAATCTATTATCAGTGGTTACTCCTCTTTATTCGGTGCATGAATTTCACCGTTCTGCCAGGCCTGCTGAAAGATAGAAACCAGGCGGGGATCAAACTGCTGTCCTGAACAACGTTGCAGTTCGGCAAAGGCAGCTTCAAAGGCAAGTGCCTTTCGGTAGGGCCGATCCGATGTCATGGCATCAAAGGCGTCAGCCACGGCAATAATCCTGGCATGTAACGGAATCTCCTTAGACTGACGCCTGTGGGGATAACCGCTGCCGTCATACTGTTCATGGTGATACAAGACCCCGGGGACAACCCGTGACAACTGAGGCAGATGCTCAATAATATCAACACCGGCTTCAGGATGACGGCACATCTCGTTAAACTCATCCTGATTCAGACGCCCCGGCTTACGCAGGACCTGGTCAGAAACACCTATCTTGCCGATATCATGCATAATAGCCGCAAGACGCAAGACATCCATCTCCTCCTCAGACAGCCCCAGATGAGAGGCGATCAGGACGGAATATTCATGCACCCTCCTGGTATGCCCGCCTGTATAGGGATCCCGCAGCTCCAGAGCCTCTGCCAGGGCAGTGGTCACCCCCAGAAAGGTCAAACGCATTTCCTGGTACATCGAGGCGTTTTCAATGGCAATGGCAACCTGGTCCGCCAGGGCCTGCACCAGTTCAAGGTCATGAGCATTGAAGTCACCTGTCACTTTGTTCAGCACCTGCAGCACACCCCAGACCTTTTCCTTGGTGGCAACCGGTGCCACAATCATATTTCTGGTGTCATAACCGGTAAAGCGGTCAATATCTGACGCAAAACGGGGGTCATGTTTGACATCATCCACAATAACAGCCCCGCCTTTGCGGGCGACCCAACCGGCAATCCCCTCGCCGGGTTTCAGACGGACCTCTTTCAGATGTCGCCCCTTTTCACCGCTTGCCGCCTCAAAGTAGAGTTCACCAGTAGCACCATCCAGCAGCAGCAGGCTGGCAGCATCAGCCCCTACACACCGCGGTACCGCCTCAACGGCCAAACGGCGTACTTCAGCAGGGTCAAGAGAGGAGTTAACCAGGGAAGCAAGTTCCATTAAGGAGCGCAAGGAGGTTATCGTTAATGAATCTGTTTTTTGACTGAGGGGAGTCATGGACCGGTACCTTTTTAAAATCAACCATGCTAGTCTTGATTCTTCATTTCTATCATTATCACCCGGTGTGTCAAGCCGGTAACCAAAAACAGGAGCTTTGTTCAGATGACAACCAACCACGATCAATTCAATCAGGTCATGTCTATTATGCGCCGTTTACGCGCCCCTGGCGGATGCCCCTGGGATGCAGAGCAAAGCCACGAGAGCCTGAAGCGCTACCTGCTTGAAGAATCCTATGAGGTCCTTGAGGCGATTGACAGCGGCTCTGATGAGCAGTTGAAGGAAGAACTGGGAGATCTGCTGCTGCAACCGGTCTTTCATGCCGCCATTGCCGAGGAGCGCGGCGCATTTACCATTGAGGATGTTTTGGCAAGCTTGTCTGACAAACTGATCCGGCGTCACCCCCATGTCTTTGGCGATCAGGTGATCACAGATAGTGAAGCCCAGGTTGCCAACTGGGAAAAAATCAAGAAAGCTGAGAAGGGAGAAGAGCGCCGTTCAGCCTTATCAGGGATCCCCCCTCACCTGCCGGCCTTGATGAAGGCCCAGAAGATAACTGAAAAAGCGTCCAGGGTTGGATTTGACTGGGAGCATGTGAATCAGGTCATGGCCAAGGTACTTGAAGAGCTGCACGAGTTTGAAGAGGCCATGGAGCAGGGACGTCAGGATCGTATGGAGGCTGAGCTTGGCGATCTGTTGTTTGCCATTGTCAATTTGGGGAGGTTCCTTGCACTGGATCCTGAAGAGGCGCTTCGCAAGACCATTGCACGTTTCCAGAACCGCTTCAGCTATATTGAAGAGCGCCTGCATGTCAATGAACGACATCTTCAGGATGCAAGCCTGGACGAGATGGAGGCCTTATGGGTTGAGGCAAAGTCACGGGAAAATTCCTGACGGTGACTGATGTCATCTGTTTGTATGAAAGAATTTCAGCAGGTTGAATCCTTATCCACACAATCTGTGGATAAGTTGTGGATAGTACTGTTGATGAAACAGGAAAGTAATATTCTTACAAGTGATTTTTGCCAAATGCACATTTTTTAGGCATTATATTTACACTGCAATATCAGTATGTTACACAAAAAATACGGCTAGTTCTTCAATTTCCCGAGGGTTTTTTGTGTCAAGCAAAATAAACCATTTTTCCTGAAAAAAATACTGTTCATAACTGGAGACCGTTAGATCTTTTTGATTGCCCTGAAATCAACACCTTCCAGTGACAATAAGAATTTTTTCATCATAATGCCTCCTGTTGCACTGTATCCGGTCAGGGCACCATTGGAAGCAACAACACGGTGACAGGGGATGATGACCGGCACCGGATTGGCACCCAGGGCACCGCCAACCGCACGGGCTGCCCCTGGTGAACCGGCCTCGGCAGCTAAATCTCCGTAGGTGCGACTGTTGCCATAGGGAATCTGCATGGTCAGTTGCAGCACCCGCTGCTGAAACAGGGTAAGCGAGGAAATATCAACCGGTAGATCAAATTGTTGCAAGCAGCCCTGAAAGTACTGCTCCAACTGTTGTGCCGCCTTTCTGGTAAGCTCGGACTCACTGGCGGCGATCCTGTCAACGTCAGACAGATCATCGCCCGGCAGCCAGACCCGACAGATGCCCAGATCAGTTGCAAGCACTGCACCGACCCCCTGTCCGGTGATGTAACGTGATACATATGAGGCACACATAGCCATTTACCCCCGTATTTTTTTCTTCACCAGCCCGAGAAACTCTGTAGCCTCTTCTGAGCGGAACAGATAGCTGAACAGGCCATATATCAGCAGGGCCGTCAGCACGATGCCACTCAACCCGGTTACCTTAAGCAGCTTTTGACCCGGTAACGACCAGTTCACCGCACCTGATATCCACCAGGCAGCCAGTCCCATCGGCAAAGATGCTGCGACAGCTGACAGAGCAGTGCGTAAGATTCTGCGACCTCCCAACAGACCAGCCTTACGACGCAGCAGCCAGAACAGAAGCAGCATATTACCCAGAGCTGACAAGGAAGATGCCAGGGCCAGACCAGCATGCAGCAGCGGCCCCATCAACCAGAGACTGAAGCCAAGGTTAAGCAAAAATGAAATAAAAGCAGTGATAACCGGCGTTTTAGTATCCTTTAAGGCATAAAAGGCCGGAGCCAGCACCCGCACCAGGGCAACACACGACAGACCGGTTGAATAGTAGAGTAGCGCCCGGGCCGATTGCTGAGCCATGGTGTAATCAAACTGCCCCCCCATGAACAGCAACGCCATCAACGGTTCAGCACAGACGGCAAGCCCAACCAGGGCCGGGATGGTCACAAACAAGGTCAGCCTCACCCCGTAGTTAAGCGAATCCTTCATCGCTTCAAGATCACCTTCGGCTGCCTGACGGCTCATGGCAGGCAACACCGCCTGGGCAACCGACACCGTAAAAACTCCCTGGGGAAATTCAAACAGGCGCTGGGCATAGTACAGATAGGAGACGGAGCCCTGCGGCAACAGGGATGCCAGGATATTCCCAACCGTAATATTAAGATAATAGACCCCAACACCTAGAGTAGCAGGCAACATCAGCAGGGCTATCTTCTTGACTTTAGGATCGTTAAATCCGAAACGGGGACGGATTGGAAAACCTTTGCTCCAAAGCACCGGCAGTTGCAACAGTAGCTGGATCAGTCCTCCCAGCAACACCCCCACGGCCAGGGCCGTGATGGGATAGTGGAAAAAAGAGCGCAGCAGCAAGGCAGCCAGAATCATTGCTATATTCAGGAATACCGTCGAGATGGCCGGGGTAAAGAAGTGGCGGACGGTATTGAGAATCCCCATACAAAGCGCCACCAGTGAAATAAAGAAAAGGTAGGGAAACATGATCCGATTCAGCAGCACGGTCAGCTCAAACTTGCCCGGCACTGCAGCAAAGCCAGGAAACATCAGTTTGATGATCAGAGGTGAAAACAGAATTCCCAGCAGGGTGATCAAGGCGACCAGCATGGTCAACAGGGTAAAACAGAGATTAGCCAACTCGCGGGCCTTCTCTTCTCCCTCCTGCACCAGGGTTTCGGAAAAAGTCGGCACAAAGGCAGCAGTCAAGGCACCTTCTGCAAAAAAACGACGCAACATATTGGGGATCTGAAAGGCTGCAAAAAAAGCATCGGTGGCCATACCGGCACCAAACAGACGCGCCACCACAATATCCCGCACCATGCCCATCACGCGGGACAGTATGGTAGCACTGCCCAAGACTCCGGCAGCCTTCAGAATCCCCTTCTTTTCAGACATATGACCTGTTTCCTCTCACAAACACTCACTGGGTGATCTTATTTTCAGCGGACTGCGGTCTCGGTGGCGGTATAGGTTGCATAATGCAGATCAGTGGTCTGCTTATACCCCTTATAGATGCGTGCGGCTATCAGATTAAGCAACGGGTCGGTTACACCGTTGAGAAAGGCATAGCTGATATTGTCCTGCAGATGATGACGGGCATGATGCCGCTTTGAAAGCAGAATACCGGAAGTCCCGAGTAGGCGTGAAACGGTGGAAGTGGAACTGTGACACAGGTAGTGGGATACCTCGGCAACAGACGACAGAATCCCCACATAAGCCAGAACAAACAGGGCCAACGGAGGAAGCCTGAAAAAAACAGCTGACAGGCAGGCAACTGCAAGATAGCCGACCAGCCAGACCTTTGATCCTGTTTCCGTAAAATAGACTGCCAGCAGATTGCGTTTCTTGTACTGAGGGGTTTTGTGGTGCAGGTGAAAATTGGCAATCAACGGTCCAGCAAGGGACTCATACCGGTCATTATTGTCCATGAACATATGCACCAAACCGTTGATAAAATCAGTGACCAGGAATGCCACAAGAATGGCCAGTATCTGCCAAACAACACCTATGGAGTAGCGCCAGGCATGAAACAGAAGGCAGCACTGCAAAGACAGATTGGCAACGGCCACCAGGGTACTGAAGACCTGATACCGTTGCAAGTCGGTATAGCGCTGCATGGCTGCGTTAAACTGCTGTTGTTTACATGAGATCTGAGCCATCAATTTCGTGTCCTGCAGGCGCCCGGCCTAACGCCTGCGCTTTTGTTCCAGCTCCAGGTCAAGATTTTTCAGCTTTTCCAGGTTGAGCCGAAGTTCCTTGTTCTCCCTACTGAGGTGAAGATTAAG
Above is a window of Trichlorobacter lovleyi SZ DNA encoding:
- the murJ gene encoding murein biosynthesis integral membrane protein MurJ, with product MSEKKGILKAAGVLGSATILSRVMGMVRDIVVARLFGAGMATDAFFAAFQIPNMLRRFFAEGALTAAFVPTFSETLVQEGEEKARELANLCFTLLTMLVALITLLGILFSPLIIKLMFPGFAAVPGKFELTVLLNRIMFPYLFFISLVALCMGILNTVRHFFTPAISTVFLNIAMILAALLLRSFFHYPITALAVGVLLGGLIQLLLQLPVLWSKGFPIRPRFGFNDPKVKKIALLMLPATLGVGVYYLNITVGNILASLLPQGSVSYLYYAQRLFEFPQGVFTVSVAQAVLPAMSRQAAEGDLEAMKDSLNYGVRLTLFVTIPALVGLAVCAEPLMALLFMGGQFDYTMAQQSARALLYYSTGLSCVALVRVLAPAFYALKDTKTPVITAFISFLLNLGFSLWLMGPLLHAGLALASSLSALGNMLLLFWLLRRKAGLLGGRRILRTALSAVAASLPMGLAAWWISGAVNWSLPGQKLLKVTGLSGIVLTALLIYGLFSYLFRSEEATEFLGLVKKKIRG
- a CDS encoding fatty acid desaturase CarF family protein translates to MAQISCKQQQFNAAMQRYTDLQRYQVFSTLVAVANLSLQCCLLFHAWRYSIGVVWQILAILVAFLVTDFINGLVHMFMDNNDRYESLAGPLIANFHLHHKTPQYKKRNLLAVYFTETGSKVWLVGYLAVACLSAVFFRLPPLALFVLAYVGILSSVAEVSHYLCHSSTSTVSRLLGTSGILLSKRHHARHHLQDNISYAFLNGVTDPLLNLIAARIYKGYKQTTDLHYATYTATETAVR
- a CDS encoding methylated-DNA--[protein]-cysteine S-methyltransferase, with the translated sequence MCASYVSRYITGQGVGAVLATDLGICRVWLPGDDLSDVDRIAASESELTRKAAQQLEQYFQGCLQQFDLPVDISSLTLFQQRVLQLTMQIPYGNSRTYGDLAAEAGSPGAARAVGGALGANPVPVIIPCHRVVASNGALTGYSATGGIMMKKFLLSLEGVDFRAIKKI
- the mazG gene encoding nucleoside triphosphate pyrophosphohydrolase translates to MTTNHDQFNQVMSIMRRLRAPGGCPWDAEQSHESLKRYLLEESYEVLEAIDSGSDEQLKEELGDLLLQPVFHAAIAEERGAFTIEDVLASLSDKLIRRHPHVFGDQVITDSEAQVANWEKIKKAEKGEERRSALSGIPPHLPALMKAQKITEKASRVGFDWEHVNQVMAKVLEELHEFEEAMEQGRQDRMEAELGDLLFAIVNLGRFLALDPEEALRKTIARFQNRFSYIEERLHVNERHLQDASLDEMEALWVEAKSRENS